The window GCGGGTGGGGCGGTGTTGTACTCGGGCGTGACGACGATGTAGGCGTCGTACGAGCCGATCCGCTCGGCCCATCGCCGGGTGTGCGGCTGCCGGCCCGGCGCCATGCGCGCCGGGATGGCCTCGTCGAGCAGCGGCAGCTCGTAGTCCTTCAGGTCCACGAGCTCGAAGTCCGCGGCGTCGCCCGCGTGTTCGGCCGCCAGGTCCCGTACCCACCGGGCTACCTTGTCGCCGCTGCGACCAGGGCGGGTGCTGCCGATGATGATGCCAGTCCTGATCATGTCTGCTTCTCCTGTTTCGTTTGGGCGCGCTGAATCTGCCGTTGCCTGGTTCCTGGTTGGCCCGGCAGGTTGTCGCCGCCGGCCGCCGCGCCCGGCCCGCTTGGTCTGGGGCGCGGTCGGCTCGTGCGGTCAGTCTGTGAGCGGACGAGCCTGGCTCGCCTCGCGGAAGACCGCCCAGGCATCCGCGACGGGCCCCACGTGCCCGAGCTTGTCGGGGTTGATCACCGTACGGATCGTCTGGATCTGCCCGTCGAGGATGTCGAGCGTCATGGTGCTGAGGACCTTGCCGTCCCGGTCACGGAAGATCGCGCCCGGCTGTCCGTTCACCTCACGCGACTCCACGACGCCGCCGATCCGCAGCAGCGGTGGGGCAAGCATGGCGAGCACCTGGGCCACGGCCTCGCCATGGAAGCCGGGCTTCCACTGCGGGGCCTTGCCACCACCGTCACCGATCATGAACACATCGGCGGCGAGGAGTTTCCGCAGCCCGTCGACGTCCCCTACCCGGAAGGCGTCGAAGAACCGTTCGGCGAGTTCCTCGCGTTCCTTCCGGTCGGCCTCGAAGCGGGGTCGGCCCGCGTCCATGTGGCGGCGTGCCCGCACGGCGAGCTGGCGGCACGCCGCCTCCGACCGTTCGATGGCCGCCGCGACCTCGGGGAAGCCGAAGGCGAACACCTCCCGCAGCACGAAGACCGCGCGTTCGAGCGGGCTGAGCCGTTCGAGGAGAACCAGGGCCGCCATCGACACCGAGTCGGCCAGTTCCGCCGAGCGCTCGGGGTCCTGGTAGGGGTCGGTCAGCAGCGGCTCGGGGAACCACGGCCCGACGTACTCCTCCCGCCGGACGCGGGCCGAGCGCAGCACGTCGATCGAGATCCGGGTCACCACGGCCGAGAGGAACGCCTTGGTCG of the Pseudofrankia saprophytica genome contains:
- a CDS encoding RNA polymerase sigma-70 factor, coding for MTRTEEFEELRPLLFSISYRITGSVSEAEDAVQETWLRYETSPAQPTSTKAFLSAVVTRISIDVLRSARVRREEYVGPWFPEPLLTDPYQDPERSAELADSVSMAALVLLERLSPLERAVFVLREVFAFGFPEVAAAIERSEAACRQLAVRARRHMDAGRPRFEADRKEREELAERFFDAFRVGDVDGLRKLLAADVFMIGDGGGKAPQWKPGFHGEAVAQVLAMLAPPLLRIGGVVESREVNGQPGAIFRDRDGKVLSTMTLDILDGQIQTIRTVINPDKLGHVGPVADAWAVFREASQARPLTD